In one Pyxidicoccus xibeiensis genomic region, the following are encoded:
- a CDS encoding PEGA domain-containing protein gives MNTFRRFALLLALLLAFVPAHAQTTRKKATRKKAAVTKVVKKKKGKKTKAPPVAEETAETTEVAPTEPMVFGEGEPEKPAEPAKPVAPSDKPAVATPAPVAPAPTPVVMQKPTLPAALTASGPVALFAVARTPAAADAAVKLEAELLGHLRKGSGVELVDLGLAFPPPEPAPLTKADTLFEEGRTAYDNLDPEAAEAKFRAAAEAYVQSPGQLSPERLSQAYVFLGASRMLNGDAAGAKAAFRSAVEAQPSNRPDAALFGQDVQKAFEDARAEVTARPAGKLVVDSQPAGAQVLVGGRELGVTPLKGVDVPAGPHPVVVQLPGYAPYAQYAEVKSAASTEVKAKLEPTPGLSAIREAATRGATEAAFDQDAPPPEVRAIGERLDARYVVLAAVTKDKKGRNQAELQAWDLKSKARLRGVEIELAARDGKRSPSAAADQVRGFVNGAMAPRVSEKSGSGDSLLKRPWFWAAVGGAAAVAAGTVYVVTQQPGGRYNPITGGVGF, from the coding sequence GTGAACACGTTCCGCCGATTCGCCCTGCTCCTCGCGCTGCTGCTGGCCTTCGTCCCCGCCCACGCCCAGACCACCCGGAAGAAGGCCACCCGGAAGAAGGCGGCCGTCACCAAGGTGGTGAAGAAGAAGAAGGGCAAGAAGACGAAGGCCCCGCCCGTGGCGGAGGAGACGGCGGAGACGACCGAGGTGGCGCCCACCGAGCCCATGGTCTTCGGCGAGGGTGAGCCCGAGAAGCCGGCCGAGCCCGCGAAGCCGGTGGCGCCGTCGGACAAGCCCGCCGTCGCCACCCCGGCCCCCGTGGCCCCCGCGCCCACCCCCGTGGTGATGCAGAAGCCGACGCTGCCCGCCGCGCTGACGGCCTCCGGCCCCGTCGCGCTGTTCGCCGTGGCGCGCACGCCGGCGGCGGCGGACGCGGCGGTGAAGCTGGAGGCGGAGCTGCTGGGGCACCTGCGCAAGGGCAGCGGCGTGGAGCTGGTGGACCTGGGGCTGGCCTTCCCGCCTCCGGAGCCCGCCCCGCTCACCAAGGCGGACACCCTCTTCGAGGAGGGCCGCACCGCCTATGACAACCTGGACCCGGAGGCCGCGGAGGCGAAGTTCCGCGCGGCCGCCGAGGCCTACGTCCAGTCCCCCGGCCAGCTGTCCCCGGAGCGGCTGTCCCAGGCCTACGTGTTCCTCGGCGCGTCTCGCATGCTCAACGGCGATGCCGCCGGCGCGAAGGCGGCCTTCCGGAGCGCCGTGGAGGCCCAGCCCTCCAACCGCCCCGACGCCGCCCTCTTCGGCCAGGACGTGCAGAAGGCCTTCGAAGACGCCCGCGCCGAGGTGACGGCGCGCCCCGCTGGCAAGCTGGTGGTGGACTCGCAGCCGGCCGGCGCCCAGGTGCTGGTGGGCGGCCGTGAGCTGGGCGTCACCCCCCTCAAGGGCGTGGACGTCCCCGCCGGCCCGCACCCCGTGGTGGTGCAGCTGCCCGGCTACGCGCCCTACGCGCAGTACGCGGAGGTGAAGTCCGCCGCGAGCACCGAGGTGAAGGCGAAGCTGGAGCCCACCCCCGGCCTGTCCGCCATCCGCGAGGCGGCCACGCGGGGCGCCACCGAGGCCGCCTTCGACCAGGACGCCCCCCCGCCGGAGGTGCGCGCCATCGGCGAGCGGCTGGACGCCCGCTACGTGGTGCTGGCCGCGGTGACGAAGGACAAGAAGGGCCGCAACCAGGCAGAGCTGCAGGCGTGGGACTTGAAGTCCAAGGCCCGGCTGCGCGGCGTGGAAATCGAGCTGGCGGCGCGGGACGGCAAGCGCAGCCCGTCGGCCGCGGCGGACCAGGTGCGCGGCTTCGTCAACGGCGCCATGGCGCCCCGCGTCTCGGAGAAGAGCGGCTCGGGGGACTCGCTGCTGAAGCGGCCGTGGTTCTGGGCGGCGGTGGGTGGCGCGGCGGCGGTGGCGGCCGGCACCGTCTACGTGGTGACGCAGCAGCCGGGTGGTCGCTACAACCCGATTACCGGAGGCGTCGGCTTCTGA
- a CDS encoding PEGA domain-containing protein, producing MKVLLLTLLPALVLAAPPPSRRVTSLLVPMDPASEAGGVQMEGYMNEALRHFNGFTVRKPEELFGMPEDTNAKASLERGRKGYSESVAAFDKKEYEEAERKVRATLKELQSAAGAMRGCSPLCESLALYGALLHLRGDVEEAKLALMDLIALMPTFELDPKRFSRDFIALRVQVATGRTSLLRGGATVKSRPSGARVYVDGDLVGHTPVTLPALPIGKHLVRLERAGFRQHGMLLEVTPDDVESTTDLVPTAAYKAYDAQLDRVAGEVMRGGSKSSAVTALGQSLGLERAMVGTVKALEEGSELHLGYYDVKSGRRLGGRRVVLQGDEFGQLKQEMERMVNQLVNGSGEKMSRSSDPLDNRGGTEDWSAEDRGGKTKAVEKKKKADDPLDGVSGTEDW from the coding sequence ATGAAAGTCCTCCTCCTCACCCTCCTCCCTGCGTTGGTCCTGGCCGCTCCGCCGCCCTCGCGCCGTGTCACCAGCCTGCTGGTGCCCATGGATCCGGCCTCCGAGGCCGGGGGCGTCCAGATGGAGGGCTACATGAACGAGGCCCTCCGCCACTTCAATGGCTTCACCGTGCGCAAGCCGGAGGAGCTGTTCGGCATGCCCGAGGACACCAACGCCAAGGCGTCGCTGGAGCGCGGGCGCAAGGGCTACTCGGAGAGCGTCGCCGCGTTCGACAAGAAGGAATACGAGGAGGCGGAGCGCAAGGTGCGCGCCACCCTCAAGGAGCTGCAGTCGGCGGCGGGGGCCATGCGCGGGTGCTCGCCGCTGTGCGAGTCGCTGGCGCTGTACGGCGCGCTGCTGCACCTGCGCGGGGACGTGGAGGAGGCGAAGCTGGCGCTGATGGACCTCATCGCGCTGATGCCCACCTTCGAGCTGGACCCCAAGCGCTTCAGCCGGGACTTCATCGCCCTGCGCGTGCAGGTGGCCACCGGCCGCACGTCGCTGTTGCGCGGCGGGGCCACGGTGAAGTCGCGCCCGTCGGGCGCGCGGGTGTACGTGGACGGAGACCTGGTGGGCCACACGCCGGTGACGCTGCCGGCGCTGCCCATCGGCAAGCACCTGGTGCGGCTGGAGCGCGCCGGCTTCCGCCAGCACGGCATGCTGCTGGAAGTCACGCCGGACGACGTGGAGTCCACCACGGACCTGGTGCCCACCGCCGCGTACAAGGCCTATGACGCCCAGCTGGACAGGGTGGCCGGCGAGGTGATGCGCGGGGGCTCCAAGTCCTCGGCCGTGACGGCGCTGGGGCAGTCGCTGGGGCTGGAGCGGGCCATGGTGGGCACCGTGAAGGCGCTGGAGGAAGGCTCCGAGCTGCACCTGGGCTACTACGACGTCAAGAGCGGCCGGCGGCTGGGCGGCCGGCGCGTGGTGCTCCAGGGCGACGAGTTCGGCCAGCTGAAGCAGGAGATGGAGCGCATGGTGAACCAGCTGGTGAACGGCAGCGGCGAGAAGATGTCGCGCAGCTCGGACCCGCTGGACAACCGCGGCGGCACCGAGGACTGGAGCGCCGAGGACCGCGGCGGGAAGACCAAGGCCGTCGAGAAGAAGAAGAAAGCGGACGACCCGCTGGACGGGGTGTCTGGAACCGAGGATTGGTGA
- the sppA gene encoding signal peptide peptidase SppA has product MRLLALLLLPALALAQTGTVPQSHQPSRGVTLPPTGAALVDEATALSLNPAGLGYLDGSQLFYLHERNLTRDGVGDGVFVATRFLGLGAGASMEWIRGRFEPDYRKTSLGLSLGSRTLQLGGAWHDFSSDDDDLDDLSSFDLGLTARPARGLSLAAVVKDLNAPEEGGVALKRRYNLGLGVRPLDERYTLGVDWLFSEGAFRTGQATYTLNAEVIPGVRLGAGVSHGFASGVPLALQVAATVDASRVGLTYAMGGTRDGLDHVVAVRLSGENYRALRPPGGVVAMLDLNDMLAGGTSPLLALLGGSTSDPYLRLTRWLELATKDPRLSGVVLKMEGLPGLDWGTAEELRQAVLRLRGAGKRVMAVLMSADDRGYFVASAADRVYALPESMLPINGLAAHIQLLGGTMQKLNVHWDVARVGQYKTAPEQFTLTEPSEASRETVNAYLDAQVTWYEKAVAEGRKHPPEQLRRLWATGLATPKQAQALGFLDGVIVPSELDAKVAELVPGGRFSSTYWPRDEREGRWGQRRRVAVVPVLGGIAGGRSREDPLGFSRIAGAETVIRALERAQADPSVVAIVVRVDSSGGEVLASHLMYQAVLEAAKHKPVIASMGDVAASGGYYAAMGAHEVLALPTTLTGSIGVFYIKPALQGLLGDMLGVTQESITRAPLADVFDLWRPWTPEEQTAIQGWVDASYDTFITEVAARRKQDKAKVDEVARGRVWSGQDALARGLVDRLGGLPEAVDAARTRAGVPADEDLDVVVMGEARGFFSALGGEPGVQAALSLLPEPPPAIPEPLRALARGMGLNLELLRPGVKAMVPFTLTVD; this is encoded by the coding sequence ATGCGCCTGCTCGCCCTCCTGCTGCTCCCCGCCCTCGCCCTCGCCCAGACGGGCACCGTCCCCCAGTCCCACCAACCTTCCCGGGGGGTGACGCTGCCGCCCACCGGCGCGGCCCTGGTGGACGAGGCCACCGCCCTCTCCCTCAACCCCGCGGGCCTGGGCTACCTCGACGGCAGCCAGCTCTTCTACCTGCACGAGCGCAACCTCACGCGCGACGGCGTGGGCGACGGCGTCTTCGTGGCCACGCGCTTCCTCGGCCTGGGCGCCGGCGCCTCCATGGAGTGGATTCGCGGCCGCTTCGAGCCCGACTACCGCAAGACGTCGCTGGGCCTGTCGCTGGGCTCGCGCACGCTGCAGCTGGGCGGCGCGTGGCACGACTTCAGCTCGGACGACGACGACCTCGATGACCTGTCCAGCTTCGACCTGGGCCTCACCGCGAGGCCGGCGCGCGGGCTGTCGCTGGCCGCGGTGGTGAAGGACCTCAATGCCCCTGAAGAGGGGGGCGTGGCGCTGAAGCGCCGGTACAACCTGGGCCTGGGCGTGCGGCCGCTGGACGAGCGCTACACGCTGGGCGTGGACTGGCTCTTCTCCGAGGGGGCGTTCCGCACCGGGCAGGCCACGTACACGCTCAACGCGGAGGTGATTCCGGGCGTGCGGCTGGGCGCGGGCGTGTCCCACGGCTTCGCCAGCGGTGTGCCGCTGGCGCTCCAGGTGGCGGCCACGGTGGACGCCTCGCGCGTGGGCCTCACCTATGCGATGGGCGGCACCCGTGACGGGCTGGACCACGTGGTGGCGGTGCGCCTGTCGGGCGAGAACTACCGCGCCCTGCGGCCGCCCGGGGGCGTGGTGGCGATGCTGGACCTGAACGACATGCTGGCCGGCGGCACCAGCCCCCTGCTGGCGCTGCTGGGCGGGAGCACGTCGGACCCGTACCTGCGGCTGACGCGGTGGCTGGAGCTGGCCACGAAGGACCCGCGGCTGTCGGGCGTGGTGCTGAAGATGGAGGGCCTGCCCGGCCTGGACTGGGGCACGGCGGAGGAGCTGCGCCAGGCGGTGCTGCGGCTGCGCGGCGCCGGCAAGCGCGTCATGGCGGTGCTGATGTCGGCGGATGACCGGGGCTACTTCGTGGCCTCGGCGGCGGACCGGGTGTACGCGCTGCCGGAGTCGATGCTGCCCATCAACGGGCTGGCGGCCCACATCCAGCTGCTGGGCGGGACGATGCAGAAGCTGAACGTCCACTGGGACGTGGCGCGCGTGGGGCAGTACAAGACGGCGCCCGAGCAGTTCACCCTCACCGAGCCCAGCGAGGCGTCGCGCGAGACGGTGAATGCGTACCTGGACGCGCAGGTGACCTGGTACGAGAAGGCGGTGGCGGAGGGGCGCAAGCACCCGCCCGAGCAGCTGCGGCGGCTGTGGGCCACGGGCCTGGCCACCCCGAAGCAGGCCCAGGCGCTGGGCTTCCTCGACGGCGTCATCGTGCCCTCGGAGCTGGACGCGAAGGTGGCGGAGCTGGTGCCGGGCGGCCGCTTCAGCAGCACCTACTGGCCCCGGGACGAGCGCGAGGGGCGCTGGGGTCAGCGGCGCCGCGTGGCCGTGGTGCCGGTGCTGGGCGGCATCGCCGGGGGCCGCAGCCGCGAGGACCCGCTGGGCTTCAGCCGCATCGCCGGGGCGGAGACGGTCATCCGGGCGCTGGAGCGGGCGCAGGCGGACCCGTCGGTGGTGGCCATCGTCGTGCGCGTCGACTCGAGCGGCGGCGAGGTGCTGGCCTCGCACCTGATGTACCAGGCGGTGCTGGAGGCCGCGAAGCACAAGCCCGTCATCGCCTCCATGGGCGACGTGGCGGCCTCCGGCGGCTACTACGCGGCCATGGGCGCGCACGAGGTGCTGGCCCTGCCCACCACGCTGACGGGCAGCATCGGCGTCTTCTACATCAAGCCCGCGCTGCAGGGCCTGCTGGGCGACATGCTGGGCGTCACCCAGGAGAGCATCACCCGGGCGCCCCTGGCGGACGTCTTCGACCTCTGGCGGCCGTGGACGCCGGAGGAGCAGACCGCCATCCAGGGCTGGGTGGACGCGTCGTACGACACCTTCATCACCGAGGTGGCGGCGCGGCGGAAGCAGGACAAGGCGAAGGTGGACGAGGTGGCCCGGGGACGCGTGTGGAGCGGCCAGGACGCGCTGGCGCGCGGGCTGGTGGACCGGCTGGGCGGCCTGCCCGAGGCGGTGGACGCCGCGCGGACGCGGGCCGGCGTGCCCGCCGACGAGGACCTGGACGTGGTGGTGATGGGCGAGGCCCGGGGCTTCTTCTCCGCGCTCGGCGGGGAGCCGGGCGTCCAGGCGGCGCTCTCCCTGCTGCCGGAGCCCCCGCCCGCCATCCCCGAGCCGCTGCGCGCCCTGGCGCGTGGCATGGGCCTCAACCTGGAGCTGCTGCGCCCGGGAGTGAAGGCGATGGTGCCCTTCACCCTGACGGTGGACTGA
- the rho gene encoding transcription termination factor Rho — translation MSENSDNRDPREAPPMPVAARPAPPSEPDDDGGDEGDDEGPDDGEGASAGGPQGAPGQPGQAGGRRRRRRRRRRGAQVLFTPDGQAYRMQPGPDGQQVQVFLTPQELEQYKQRQAQQQQQGQGAPPQQAQQQQPQHHHQRQQHGGGQQQREAAQQANLAPVEGVLDTEAKGPNAYLRQLKRNLLAAPDDPELPKNLVQKLKLRQGQYLTAFAQMRGNKGIIQKVDTVDGRPLEGAPRLPHFADLTSVDPTERLKLENGHKELVTRVLDLIAPIGKGQRALIVAPPKTGKTIMLQRIAQAVLANHPECHVMVVLIDERPEEVTDMRRGIKAEVLASSSDRPTVDHLKVAELALERARRLVESGKDVVILLDSITRLARAFNKEIDNSGRTMSGGVDSRALERPKRIFGAARATEEAGSLTIIGTALIDTGSRMDEVIFEEFKGTGNSEVTLDRLLAEKRVFPAVNIAQSGTRKEEKLFTLREYEKVKKLRQMLHSVKPVEAMEALVKRLSRYTYNDEFLDEL, via the coding sequence ATGAGCGAAAACTCCGATAACCGCGACCCTCGTGAAGCCCCCCCGATGCCCGTGGCCGCCCGGCCGGCACCTCCGTCCGAGCCGGATGACGACGGTGGCGACGAGGGCGACGACGAGGGGCCCGACGACGGCGAAGGCGCGAGCGCGGGAGGCCCCCAGGGCGCCCCCGGGCAGCCCGGCCAGGCAGGCGGGCGTCGCCGCCGCCGCCGCCGCCGCCGCCGTGGCGCCCAGGTCCTCTTCACACCGGACGGCCAGGCCTACCGGATGCAGCCCGGCCCCGACGGCCAGCAGGTCCAGGTCTTCCTGACGCCGCAGGAGCTGGAGCAGTACAAGCAGCGCCAGGCGCAGCAACAGCAGCAGGGCCAGGGCGCCCCGCCGCAGCAGGCGCAGCAACAGCAGCCGCAGCACCATCATCAGCGCCAGCAGCACGGCGGAGGCCAGCAGCAGCGCGAGGCCGCGCAGCAGGCCAACCTGGCGCCGGTGGAGGGCGTGCTGGACACGGAGGCCAAGGGCCCCAACGCCTACCTGCGACAGCTCAAGCGCAACCTCCTGGCGGCGCCGGACGACCCGGAGCTGCCGAAGAACCTGGTGCAGAAGCTGAAGCTGCGGCAGGGCCAGTACCTCACGGCCTTCGCGCAGATGCGGGGCAACAAGGGCATCATCCAGAAGGTGGACACGGTGGACGGCCGCCCGCTGGAGGGCGCGCCCCGCCTGCCGCACTTCGCGGACCTGACGTCGGTGGACCCCACCGAGCGCCTGAAGCTGGAGAACGGCCACAAGGAGCTGGTGACGCGGGTGCTGGACCTGATTGCCCCCATCGGCAAGGGCCAGCGCGCGCTCATCGTCGCGCCGCCCAAGACGGGCAAGACCATCATGCTCCAGCGCATCGCCCAGGCGGTGCTGGCCAACCACCCCGAGTGTCACGTCATGGTGGTGCTCATCGACGAGCGCCCCGAGGAAGTGACGGACATGCGCCGCGGCATCAAGGCGGAGGTGCTGGCGTCCAGCTCGGACCGGCCCACGGTGGACCACCTCAAGGTGGCGGAGCTGGCGCTGGAGCGCGCGCGCCGGCTGGTGGAGTCCGGCAAGGACGTGGTGATTCTGCTCGACTCGATTACGCGCCTGGCGCGCGCCTTCAACAAGGAGATCGACAACTCCGGCCGCACCATGTCCGGCGGCGTGGACAGCCGCGCGCTGGAGCGCCCCAAGCGCATCTTCGGCGCCGCCCGCGCGACGGAGGAGGCCGGCTCGCTGACCATCATCGGCACGGCGCTCATCGACACCGGCAGCCGCATGGACGAGGTCATCTTCGAGGAGTTCAAGGGCACCGGTAACAGCGAAGTCACCCTGGACCGCCTGCTCGCGGAGAAGCGCGTCTTCCCGGCCGTCAACATCGCCCAGTCCGGCACGCGCAAGGAGGAGAAGCTCTTCACCCTGCGCGAGTACGAGAAGGTGAAGAAGCTGCGGCAGATGCTCCACTCGGTGAAGCCGGTGGAGGCCATGGAGGCGCTCGTCAAGCGGCTGTCGCGCTACACGTACAACGACGAGTTCCTCGACGAGTTGTAG
- a CDS encoding DUF4129 domain-containing protein — protein MAVSALELRPRGAVALMDAAFRLCARNAGVWSLTLPGGVAVVSAALYLAEAVRLGQPVVLPTLWLTLAWFLRGLCQGAACHHVQGLLLDPKGEPTARESMRAALARAPALFITVAYLFAFNTLTVMLTLGIAFFVMVAQGVGYAAMMQGRGSPLRLYGVCSRLLGPARGTAAAVRILMGVQLLGFLNLHIALNFLLFLGRKLVGIDLTFAERFASLDNPQWLLFLAVTTFALFEPVRATIATLLLVDGRVRQEGLDLLAAVQQLPARNTGRPLGAARGSGTAAAVLAGVLGLGLLAPGTARAGAMGAVAPGGLALMSQDAEAPLPAEHAEGPLGRDAIARLAQDTQEPPSDDAETPDPSESDEAAPEEAEPPAPLEAEEDAVPVAPPRPSVAPTGEPGKDVKTPVTSGKDAVRRLGAVADACEGIGPTGDERFESLGALGPTEVGKLDRLVRTVERQAWDEEDCDTALGTLETGLTQATLTVDAQARADARAAASRAKDILARPEFAVAPPVEKAPDEPAPPPEPPGWWRRFIDWLGEFLKKLFERDPAPPPRADTPLVSGLDAANVLVIALVVLALGVLGGLLLRFMSRDRKGQGEAGLEVSTLDAAALAGDPAHALSRPPEGWAHLADELAARGEYREAVRSLYLALLSRLHRDGAILYDVTLSNWDYLRQFRGRSELKAPFRELTRRFDFAWYGNLPVGVEGYREFRTLTEPLLAAPRPEAAGA, from the coding sequence ATGGCCGTCTCCGCGCTCGAGCTGCGCCCCCGAGGCGCGGTGGCCCTGATGGACGCGGCGTTCCGCCTGTGCGCGCGCAACGCGGGCGTCTGGTCCCTCACGCTGCCCGGCGGCGTGGCCGTCGTCTCCGCGGCGCTGTACCTGGCCGAGGCGGTGCGGCTGGGCCAGCCGGTGGTGCTGCCCACGCTGTGGCTCACGCTGGCATGGTTCCTCCGGGGGCTCTGCCAGGGCGCGGCCTGCCACCATGTGCAGGGGCTGCTGTTGGACCCGAAGGGCGAGCCCACCGCCCGGGAGTCCATGCGGGCGGCGCTGGCCCGCGCGCCCGCGCTCTTCATCACCGTGGCGTACCTCTTCGCCTTCAACACGCTGACGGTGATGTTGACGCTGGGCATCGCCTTCTTCGTGATGGTGGCCCAGGGCGTGGGCTACGCGGCGATGATGCAGGGCCGGGGCAGCCCGCTGCGGCTGTACGGCGTGTGCTCACGGCTGCTGGGCCCGGCGCGAGGCACGGCCGCGGCGGTGCGCATCCTCATGGGCGTGCAGCTGCTGGGGTTCTTGAACCTGCACATCGCGCTCAACTTCCTGCTGTTCCTCGGGCGGAAGCTGGTGGGCATCGACCTGACGTTCGCCGAGCGCTTCGCCTCGCTGGACAACCCGCAGTGGCTGCTGTTCCTCGCCGTCACGACGTTTGCCCTCTTCGAGCCGGTGCGCGCCACCATCGCCACGCTGCTGCTGGTGGATGGGCGCGTGCGGCAGGAGGGCCTCGACTTGCTGGCCGCCGTGCAGCAGCTCCCCGCGCGCAACACGGGCCGGCCCCTGGGTGCCGCTCGGGGCTCCGGCACCGCCGCGGCCGTGCTCGCGGGGGTGCTCGGGCTGGGGCTGCTGGCCCCGGGTACGGCTCGGGCTGGAGCCATGGGCGCGGTGGCCCCCGGCGGCCTGGCCCTGATGTCGCAGGACGCGGAAGCGCCGCTGCCGGCGGAGCACGCCGAGGGCCCACTGGGGCGTGACGCCATTGCCCGGCTGGCGCAAGACACGCAGGAGCCACCTTCGGATGACGCCGAGACGCCCGATCCATCGGAGTCCGACGAGGCCGCACCTGAGGAAGCCGAGCCCCCCGCTCCGCTGGAGGCCGAAGAGGACGCCGTGCCAGTCGCGCCGCCACGGCCGTCGGTGGCCCCGACTGGCGAACCGGGCAAGGACGTGAAGACGCCCGTCACCTCGGGCAAGGACGCCGTGCGGCGCCTGGGCGCCGTGGCGGATGCCTGCGAGGGCATCGGCCCCACCGGAGACGAGCGCTTCGAGTCGCTGGGAGCACTGGGCCCCACCGAGGTGGGCAAGCTGGACCGGCTGGTGCGCACCGTGGAGCGGCAGGCCTGGGACGAGGAGGACTGCGACACCGCGCTCGGCACGCTAGAGACGGGACTGACGCAGGCCACGCTCACGGTGGACGCACAGGCCCGCGCGGACGCCCGGGCCGCGGCGTCACGGGCGAAGGACATCCTGGCACGGCCGGAGTTCGCGGTGGCGCCCCCCGTGGAGAAGGCCCCCGACGAGCCTGCGCCTCCGCCGGAGCCGCCGGGCTGGTGGCGGCGCTTCATCGACTGGCTGGGCGAGTTCCTCAAGAAGCTCTTCGAGCGAGACCCGGCACCGCCACCGCGAGCCGACACGCCCCTCGTCTCCGGCCTCGACGCGGCCAACGTGCTCGTCATCGCGCTGGTGGTGCTGGCGCTCGGGGTGCTGGGCGGGCTGCTGCTGCGGTTCATGAGCAGGGACAGGAAGGGCCAGGGCGAGGCCGGGCTGGAGGTGTCCACGCTGGACGCCGCGGCGCTGGCGGGTGACCCGGCCCATGCGCTGTCCCGCCCGCCCGAGGGCTGGGCACACCTGGCGGACGAACTGGCCGCCCGGGGCGAGTACCGCGAGGCGGTGCGCAGCCTCTACCTGGCGCTGCTGTCCCGGCTGCACCGCGACGGCGCCATCCTCTACGACGTGACGCTGAGCAACTGGGACTACCTGCGCCAGTTCCGGGGCCGCTCGGAGCTGAAGGCCCCCTTCCGCGAGCTGACGCGGCGCTTCGACTTCGCGTGGTACGGCAACCTGCCCGTGGGCGTGGAGGGCTACCGCGAGTTCCGCACCCTCACCGAGCCGCTGCTGGCCGCGCCCCGCCCGGAGGCCGCCGGTGCGTGA
- a CDS encoding DUF4350 domain-containing protein gives MRDRFPLLVVGGLVLTVVLGGFLVRGARRGEFADTLSSYRAQEDGSRALFLLAQESGLPVSRRMADLRVYSGPGTPVLLAVEVEGAQEADPDETRLAAEPDGGLADEDVPRTGFNAFRAAALDEDEREKLLDYVRGGGALVYVPWGSRENPLLDALEVKLFKADTSLPMRTLVPPLPTPYTLGVERVEAKVQAYLELPTSAVPVLEDDRLGRMVAAVVPYGQGRVLVVGAPELAMNRALARADNAQFWLSTLAALGPGPYEFDEFHHGFTNERSVVDFARRYGLHFAVVQLLLGVALWSVSLKRFGRPRRPPESARVGATDALFAMGRLYREGRHHGFAAGLIARGLTQEFALHAGLPAHAPVATVADGLEERGREDLARGLKAVAGQAETVTSDKDLQQLAAHAAGLRQRLPTAGRSRRSTPGTP, from the coding sequence GTGCGTGACCGTTTCCCGCTGCTGGTGGTAGGCGGCCTGGTGCTCACCGTGGTGCTGGGCGGCTTCCTCGTCCGGGGCGCCCGGCGCGGCGAGTTCGCCGACACGCTGTCCAGCTACCGCGCCCAGGAGGACGGCTCGCGCGCCCTCTTCCTGCTGGCCCAGGAGAGCGGCCTGCCCGTGTCCCGCCGCATGGCCGACTTGCGCGTCTACTCCGGCCCCGGGACGCCGGTGCTGCTGGCGGTGGAGGTGGAGGGCGCGCAGGAGGCGGACCCGGACGAGACGCGGCTCGCCGCCGAGCCCGACGGCGGCCTCGCGGACGAGGACGTGCCGCGCACCGGCTTCAACGCCTTCCGCGCCGCCGCGCTGGACGAGGACGAGCGCGAGAAGCTGCTCGACTACGTGCGCGGCGGCGGCGCGCTGGTGTACGTGCCCTGGGGCTCGCGGGAGAACCCGCTGCTCGATGCCCTGGAGGTGAAGCTCTTCAAGGCGGACACCTCGCTGCCCATGCGCACGCTGGTGCCACCGCTGCCCACGCCGTACACGCTGGGCGTGGAGCGGGTGGAGGCGAAGGTCCAGGCGTACCTGGAGCTGCCGACGAGCGCGGTGCCGGTGCTGGAGGATGACCGGCTGGGCCGCATGGTGGCGGCGGTGGTGCCCTACGGCCAGGGCCGGGTGCTGGTGGTGGGCGCGCCGGAGCTGGCGATGAACCGGGCGCTGGCGCGCGCGGACAACGCGCAGTTCTGGCTGAGCACCCTGGCCGCGCTGGGCCCCGGCCCCTACGAGTTCGACGAGTTCCACCACGGCTTCACCAACGAGCGCTCGGTGGTGGACTTCGCGCGGCGCTACGGCCTGCACTTCGCCGTGGTGCAGTTGCTGCTGGGCGTGGCCCTGTGGTCGGTGTCGCTCAAGCGCTTCGGCCGCCCGCGCCGGCCGCCCGAGTCCGCCCGCGTGGGCGCCACCGACGCCCTCTTCGCCATGGGCCGCCTCTACCGCGAGGGCCGGCACCACGGCTTCGCCGCCGGCCTCATCGCCAGGGGGCTCACGCAGGAGTTCGCCCTGCACGCGGGCCTGCCCGCGCACGCCCCCGTCGCCACGGTGGCCGACGGCCTCGAGGAGCGCGGCCGCGAGGACCTCGCCCGGGGCCTGAAAGCCGTGGCCGGGCAGGCCGAGACCGTGACGAGCGACAAGGACCTCCAGCAGCTCGCCGCCCACGCGGCCGGGCTGCGCCAACGTCTTCCCACCGCCGGCCGTAGCCGGCGCAGCACTCCCGGAACGCCATGA